The sequence GTGGCCGGGGTGTGGCGGGACCTGACGGACTCCGTGAACGGCATGGCCGGCAATCTCACGGACCAGGTCCGCAGCATCGCGCAGGTCGCCACGGCGGTGGCGCGGGGTGACCTGTCGCAGAAGATCGACGTGGACGCGCGCGGCGAGATCCTGGAACTCAAGAACACGCTCAACACCATGGTCGACCAGCTCTCGAACTTCGCCGAGCAGGTGACCCGGGTGGCCCGCGAGGTGGGTACGGAGGGCATGCTCGGCGGTCAGGCCGAGGTGCAGGGGGTGTCCGGTACGTGGAAGGACCTCACGCAGTCCGTCAACGGCATGGCGAACAACCTCACCCTCCAGGTGCGCAACATCGCCGAGGTCACCACGGCGGTCGCCAACGGTGACCTGTCCAAGAAGATCACCGTCGACGCCAAGGGCGAGATCCTCGAACTGGTGACGACGGTCAACACGATGGTCGACCAGCTGCTCAACTTCGCGGACGAGGTCACCAGGGTCGCCCGCGAGGTGGGTACCGAGGGCATCCTCGGCGGTCAGGCCAGGGTGCGTGGCGCGACGGGCATCTGGAAGGACCTCAGCGACAACGTCAACCTGATGGCCAACAACCTGACCAGCCAGGTGCGCAACATCTCCCGCGTCTCGTCCGCCGTCGCCAACGGCGACCTGACGAAGAAGGTCACCGTGGAGGCCCGCGGTGAGGTGGCCGAGCTGGCCGACACCGTCAACACGATGGTGACGACCCTGTCCTCGTTCGCGGACGAGGTGACCCGCGTCGCCCGCGAGGTGGGCACGGAGGGCGAGCTGGGCGGCCAGGCGCGCGTACCGGGCGTCTCGGGTACGTGGAAGGACCTCACCGAGTCCGTGAACTCGATGGCGTCCAATCTGACGGGCCAGGTGCGCCAGATCGCCACCGTCACCACCGCCATCGCCAAGGGCGACCTCACCAAGAAGATCGACATCGACGCGCGCGGTGAGATCCAGGAGCTGAAGAACACCATCAACACGATGGTGGACCAGCTGTCGTCGTTCGCCGAGCAGGTGACCCGGGTCGCCCGCGAGGTGGGCACCGAGGGCCAGCTCGGCGGCCAGGCGCGGGTGCGGGACGTGGACGGCACCTGGCGCGACCTCACCGAGTCGGTGAACGAGATGGCCGGGAACCTGACCCGTCAGGTGCGGGCCATCGCGGCCGTCGCCACGGCGGTGACCCGGGGCGACCTCAACCTCAAGATCGATGTGGACGCGGCGGGCGAGATCCAGGCCCTCCAGGACAACATCAACACGATGATCGCGAACCTGCGCGACACCACCGCCACCAACAAGGAGCAGGACTGGCTCAAGGGCAACCTCGCCCGGATCTCCGGTCTGATGCAGGGGCGGCGGGACCTCGACGACGTCGCCTCGCTGATCATGAGCGAGCTGACGCCGGTCGTCTCAGCGCAGCACGGCGCCTTCTTCCTGGCCACGTCCACCGGCGAGACCGACGCGCTGGGCGGAGAGGGCGACCGCGAGGGGGCGTACGAGCTGCGCATGCGGGGTAGCTACGGCTACTCGGCGGGCTCCATGCCCACGTCCTTCCGGCCGGGGGAGACGCTCATCGGCACGGCCGCCGAGGAGAAGCGCACGATCCAGGTGGACAACGTTCCGCCGGGCTATCTGAAGGTCTCCTCCGGGCTCGGCGAGGCACCGCCCGCGCATGTGATCGTGCTGCCGGTGCTCTTCGAGGGCAAGGTGCTCGGCGTGATCGAACTGGCCTCGTTCCAGCCGTTCACGCACATCCAGCGCGACTTCCTCAACCAGCTCGCCGAAATGATCGCGACGAGCGTCAACACGATCAGCGTCAACACGACGACCGAGAAGCTGCTTGAGCAGTCCCAGGAACTGACCGAGCAATTGCGCGACCGCTCGCAGGAATTGGAGAACCGGCAGAAGGCCCTCCAGGCGTCCAACGCCGAACTGGAGGAGAAGGCCGAGCTGCTGGCCCGGCAGAACCGCGACATCGAGGTCAAGAACACCGAGATCGAGGAGGCGCGGCAGGTCCTGGAGGAGCGCGCCGAACAGCTGGCCGTCTCGATGCGCTACAAGTCCGAGTTCCTGGCGAACATGTCGCACGAGCTGCGCACACCGCTCAACTCGCTGCTCATTCTGGCCAAGTTGCTGGCGGACAACGCCGAGGGCAATCTCTCGCCGAAGCAGGTGGAATTCGCCGAGACGATCCACGGGGCCGGTTCGGACCTGCTTCAGCTGATCAACGACATCCTCGACCTGTCGAAGGTGGAGGCGGGCAAGATGGACGTCAGCCCGACCCGTATCGCCCTCGTGCAGTTGGTGGACTACGTGGAGGCGACGTTCAGGCCGCTCACCGCGGAAAAGGGGCTGGATTTCTCCGTACGCGTGTCGCCGGAGCTGCCGGCCACACTGCACACCGACGAGCAGCGGCTGCTCCAGGTGCTGCGCAACCTCCTCTCCAACGCGGTGAAGTTCACCGACAGCGGGGCCGTCGAGCTGGTGATCCGGCACGCCGGCCAAGAGGTGCCGGACGCCATCCGCGAGCAGCTGCTGGAGGCCGGTTCGCTGCGGGACGCGGACAGTGACCTGATCGCCTTCTCGGTGACCGACACGGGCATCGGGATCGCGGCGAGCAAGATGCGGGTGATCTTCGAGGCGTTCAAGCAGGCGGACGGGACGACCAGCCGCAAGTACGGCGGTACGGGTCTCGGCCTCTCCATCAGCCGTGAGATCGCGCGGCTGCTGGGCGGCGAGATCCACGCCGCGAGCGAGCCGGGCCGCGGTTCGACGTTCACGCTGTACCTGCCGCTGCACCCGAGCGAACTCCCGCCGCAGGGCTACCCGCAGATCGGTCCCGGGCCCACCGACGGCCGGACCGGGGCGGTCGAGGGCGTACGGGCGCCGGAAGCCGGGCAGGTGTACGTGCCGGGCGCTCCGGACGCCGAGCAGGCCGTGCCGCGGCCGGGCGGCGGGCAGGACGCCGGTGGCGCGGCGGGGCTGCTCAGGCGCCGTCGCAAGGCGCTGGGAGGAGGGCAGCAGCAGCCGGCGCTGCCCGCGCGGCCCGCCGCCCCCGCCCCGCAGCAGGCCCCGGCCGCCGCACCGGAGTCGTGGGCGCTCGGCGGGCAGGACGAGCCGGAGGTGCGCAGGACGTTCCGGTTCAGCGGCGAGAAGGTGCTGATCGTCGACGACGACATCCGTAACGTCTTCGCGCTCACCAGCGTGCTGGAGCAGCACGGGCTGACGGTCCTCTACGCCGAGAACGGGCGCGAGGGCATCGAAGTCCTGGAGCAGCACGACGATGTGACGGTCGTACTGATGGACATCATGATGCCGGAGATGGACGGCTACGCGACGACGTCGGCGATCCGCAGGATGCCGCAGTTCTCCGGTCTGCCGATCGTGGCGTTGACCGCGAAGGCGATGAAGGGCGACCGGGAGAAGGCACTTGAGTCGGGCGCGTCGGACTACGTCACGAAGCCGGTCGACCCTGATCATCTTCTTTCGGTCATGGAGCAATGGATGCGCGGAGAGTGATCGTTGTTGAGTGAATCCATGCTGTTTTGTTGACCGGCTCTGTCAGAAGGAGTGTGGGAACGCGGATTACGGGGAACCTTCTGGTCTCCCGCCGCGTTTCAGGTACGTGCACAGTGACATCGCGGTGACAGGGTGTGGTGACCGCCGGGGTGCGGTTACCATGACCGGCACAAGGACGGACGGCGTAAGGGAGTCGTCCCCTGGGGCGGCGCCCGGTGCAATTCCGGGGCGAGGAGGACGGGCCATGGTGCAGAAGGCCAAGATCCTCCTGGTCGATGACCGGCCGGAGAATCTGCTGGCGCTGGAGGCCATCCTCTCTGCGCTCGATCAGACACTGGTACGGGCATCGTCAGGGGAGGAGGCGCTCAAAGCGCTGCTCACGGACGACTTCGCGGTCATTCTGCTGGACGTCCAGATGCCAGGCATGGACGGTTTCGAAACCGCCGCGCACATCAAGCGACGGGAGCGGACCCGGGACATCCCGATCATCTTCCTCACCGCGATCAACCACGGCCCGCATCACACCTTCCGGGGTTACGCGGCCGGCGCGGTGGACTACATCTCGAAGCCGTTCGACCCGTGGGTGCTGCGGGCCAAGGTCTCGGTCTTCGTCGAGCTGTACATGAAGAACTGCCAGCTGAGGGAGCAGGCGGCGCTGCTGCGGCTCCAGCTGGAGGGCGGCGGAGGCGCGGGCACCCAGCAGGAGAGGGAACCCGCAGGTCTGCTGGCCGAGCTCTCCGCACGGCTGGCGGCCGTCGAGGAGCAGGCCGAAGCCCTGTCCAAACAGCTGGACGACGAGTCGGCGGACGCCGGCGCGGTGGCCACGGCCGCCCATCTCGAACGGAAACTGACCGGCCTGCGCCGGGCGTTGGACGCCCTGGAACCGGGCACGGGTGGCGCGTCGGCGCCCATTCCCTCGTAACGGCACCGCGGCGCACCCGTCTTGCGGGCGGGACCTTTCGGGGCGGGTGCGGGGCAACTGGGCCGCTGCCGCGGGGGGTTCGGCGGGCGAGTGGCGATGAGGGCCCGTCAGCTTGTGGCCACCACAGGGCGACACGGACGGGTGAACCGGTACGCGCACGTGTTCACCGGCCAACACCGGTAACCTCGGCCCCATGGCCTCACGTACGTCCGGCAAGGGTTCCCAGGGCACGGCGGGCACCGCGAAGCGCGTCGGCGGTGGGCCGGGCCCGGCGAAGAAAGCCGCGCCCGCCAAGAAGACCGCAGCCAAGAAGAGCGCCCCAGCGAAGAAGGCGCCCCCCAGGAAGACGGCTGCCAAGAAGGCCGCGCCGCCGCCGGCACCGTCGCCCACCAACGGCGTGTACCGGCTGGCGCGGGCCGTCTGGCTCGGCGCGGCCCATGCCGTCGGAGCGATGTTCCGCGGCATAGGGCGCGGCGCCAAGGGCCTCGACCCCGCGCACCGCAAGGACGGCGTCGCGCTGCTGCTGCTCGGCCTCGCGCTGATCGTCGCGGCGGGCACCTGGTCGAATCTGCGCGGTCCCGTGGGCGACCTCGTGGAGATGCTCGTCACCGGCGCCTTCGGCCGGCTCGACCTGCTCGTGCCGATACTGCTGGGCGCCATCGCCGTGCGGCTGATCCTCTACCCGGAGAAGCCCGAGGCCAACGGCCGCATCGTCATCGGGCTGTCCGCCCTCGTCATCGGCGTGCTCGGCCAGGTGCACATCGCCTGCGGGGCGCCCGGACGCGGCGAGGGCACCGCGGCCATGCAGGACGCCGGCGGGCTCATCGGCTGGGGCGCGTCCAAGCCGCTGATCCTCGCCATGGGCGAGGTGCTGGCCGTCCCCCTGCTCCTGCTGCTCACCGTCTTCGGCCTGCTGGTCGTCACGGCCACCCCGGTGAACGCCATCCCGCAGCGGCTGCGGCTGCTCGGCGTCAAGCTGGGGATCATCGAGCCGGCCCCCGGCCCCGAGGCGCGGGAGGAGGACGGCGACGACGAGCGGTACGAGGAGCAGTGGCGCGAGTCGCTGCCCGCCCGTTCACGGCGCTCTGGGGGACGCCGCACGGAGGCCTCCGACGAATACGACCCGGACCTGGCGGAGGCCGAGGCGCTGACCAAGCGGCGCAGGCCGCGCAGGCCCTCGGTACAGCCCGCGATGAACCGCACCATGGACGCGGTGGACGTGGCGGCCGCCGCTGCCGCCGCGCTCGACGGGGCCGTGCTCAACGGCATGCCGCCCTCGCCGGTCGTCGCCGATCTGACCCAGGGCGTCTCGGTGGAGCGCGAGCGTGCGGGCACGCCGGTGCCGGGGGCCAGGGAGGCGGAGCCGGCCAAGAGGTCCGCGGGGAAGCCGGACGAGCCGGCCCCGGCCGGTGGCGTACCCGATCTGACCAAGTCGGTTCCCGACCGCTCGGATGCGCAGCCGCTGCCCGCCCGCGCCGAGCAGCTCCAGCTGTCCGGGGACATCACCTACTCGCTGCCCTCCCTCGACCTGCTGGAGCGCGGCGGACCCGGCAAGACGCGCAGCGCCGCCAACGACGCGATCGTCGCCTCGCTGACCAACGTCTTCACCGAGTTCAAGGTCGACGCCGCCGTCACCGGCTTCACCCGGGGGCCGACGGTGACGCGGTACGAGGTGGAGCTCGGCCCCGCCGTGAAGGTCGAGCGGATCACGGCGCTCGCCAAGAACATCGCATACGCCGTCGCCAGTCCCGACGTGCGCATCATCTCGCCGATCCCGGGGAAGTCCGCCGTCGGCATCGAGATCCCCAACTCGGACCGCGAGATGGTCAACCTCGGGGATGTGCTGCGGCTCGCGGACGCGGCGGAGGACGACCACCCGATGCTGGTCGCGCTCGGCAAGAACGTCGAGGGCGGTTACGAGATGGCCAACCTCGCGAAGATGCCGCACGTCCTGGTGGCCGGTGCGACCGGTTCCGGAAAGTCCTCCTGCATCAACTGCCTCATCACCTCGGTCATGGTGCGGGCGACCCCGGAGGACGTGCGCATGGTCCTGGTCGACCCCAAGCGTGTCGAGCTGACCGCGTACGAGGGCATCCCGCACCTGATCACGCCGATCATCACCAACCCCAAGAAGGCCGCCGAGGCCCTCCAGTGGGTCGTCCGGGAGATGGATCTGCGCTACGACGACCTCGCGGCGTTCGGCTACCGGCACATCGACGACTTCAACCACGCGGTGCGCACCGGCAAGCTCAAGACGCCCGAGGGCAGCGAGCGGGAGCTTTCGCCGTACCCGTATCTGCTGGTGATCGTCGATGAGCTGGCCGACCTGATGATGGTCGCCCCGCGCGACGTCGAGGACTCGATCGTCCGCATCACCCAGCTGGCCCGCGCCGCCGGCATCCACCTGGTCCTCGCCACACAGCGCCCGTCGGTGGACGTCGTCACCGGTCTCATCAAGGCGAACGTGCCCTCCCGGCTCGCCTTCGCCACCTCCTCCCTCGCCGACAGCCGCGTCATCCTGGACCAGCCCGGAGCCGAAAAGCTCATCGGAAAGGGTGACGGGCTGTTCCTGCCGATGGGGGCGAACAAGCCGACCCGCATGCAGGGCGCCTTCGTCACCGAGGACGAGGTCGCGGCGGTGGTCCAGCACTGCAAGGACCAGATGGCCCCCGTCTTCCGAGACGACGTGGTGGTCGGCACCAAGCAGAAGAAGGAGATCGACGAGGACATCGGCGACGACCTGGACCTGCTGTGCCAGGCCGCCGAGCTGGTCGTCTCCACCCAGTTCGGGTCGACCTCGATGCTCCAGCGCAAGCTGCGCGTCGGCTTCGCCAAGGCCGGCCGTCTGATGGACCTGATGGAGTCGCGCAACATCGTCGGGCCGAGCGAGGGGTCCAAGGCCCGCGACGTCCTCGTGAAACCCGACGAGCTCGACGGGGTGTTGGCACAGATCCGCGGGGAAACCGCTTCGTAAGGGTTTCCCGGGCAACCGTTTCGCCGGGTCGTACGTCAACCTGAAGGGAGGGACAGAGCGTCCTTCCCCCGGGACGGCCCGGCGAATCCGGCTCTGTTCGAATCTGATGGCGTACAAAGTCCTCCCGCCCGGTTGCCCCTCCCTTTCGTACCCCCCCTAGACTGAACACCCAGCAGGTGGCTCACGCTCGAAAGGCGCCCCCGTGTCCATCGGCAACTCCCCCGAAGACGACCGCCCTTCGATCGGTCGAGTGCTTCAGCAGGCTCGTATCGCCGCAGGTCTCACGGTCGAAGAGGTCAGCACGTCCACCCGGGTGCGCATCCCCATCGTGCACGCGATCGAGCAGGACGACTTCTCCCGCTGTGGCGGCGACGTGTACGCCCGCGGCCACATCCGAACGCTGGCGCGTGCCGTCGGCACCGACCCCGAGCCGCTGGTCACGCAGTAC comes from Streptomyces sp. Mut1 and encodes:
- a CDS encoding HAMP domain-containing protein — translated: MKKQRNGTVEVDAAALHRLLAGLVAMRDGNFRRRVTVSGEGVMAELAAVFNEVADRNVHLTGELARVRRVVGREGKLTERLETGACEGSWAAAIDASNELVDDLARPVSEVGRVLSAVADGDLEQRMELRSHTADETVRPLRGEFLKVARTVNNLVDQLSAFTEQVTRVAVEVGTEGKLGGQAQVRGMSGSWKDLTDSVNTMAYRLTAQVRDIALVTTAVAKGDLSRKVTVHVAGEMLQLKNTVNTMVDQLSSFSSEVTRVAREVGTEGELGGQATVPGVAGVWKDLTDSVNTMAGNLTSQVRGIAEVTTAVANGDLSQKVQVSARGEVAQLAETINQMTETLRTFADEVTRVASEVGGEGLLGGQAQVPGAAGTWKDLTDSVNTVFRNLTTQVRDIAQVTTAVASGDMTQKVTVNVAGEMLELKNTVNTMVDQLQSFGSEVTRVAREVGVEGRLGGQAEVPGAAGTWKDLTDSVNTAFRNLTGQVRDIAQVTTAVANGDLSQKVTVDVAGEMLELKNTVNTMVAQLSSFADQVTRMARDVGTEGRLGGQARVDGVSGTWKELTDSVNFMAGNLTSQVRQIAQVTTAVARGDLSQKIDVDARGEILELKNTINTMVDQLSAFADQVTRVAREVGTDGRLGGQAQVPGVAGVWRDLTDSVNGMAGNLTDQVRSIAQVATAVARGDLSQKIDVDARGEILELKNTLNTMVDQLSNFAEQVTRVAREVGTEGMLGGQAEVQGVSGTWKDLTQSVNGMANNLTLQVRNIAEVTTAVANGDLSKKITVDAKGEILELVTTVNTMVDQLLNFADEVTRVAREVGTEGILGGQARVRGATGIWKDLSDNVNLMANNLTSQVRNISRVSSAVANGDLTKKVTVEARGEVAELADTVNTMVTTLSSFADEVTRVAREVGTEGELGGQARVPGVSGTWKDLTESVNSMASNLTGQVRQIATVTTAIAKGDLTKKIDIDARGEIQELKNTINTMVDQLSSFAEQVTRVAREVGTEGQLGGQARVRDVDGTWRDLTESVNEMAGNLTRQVRAIAAVATAVTRGDLNLKIDVDAAGEIQALQDNINTMIANLRDTTATNKEQDWLKGNLARISGLMQGRRDLDDVASLIMSELTPVVSAQHGAFFLATSTGETDALGGEGDREGAYELRMRGSYGYSAGSMPTSFRPGETLIGTAAEEKRTIQVDNVPPGYLKVSSGLGEAPPAHVIVLPVLFEGKVLGVIELASFQPFTHIQRDFLNQLAEMIATSVNTISVNTTTEKLLEQSQELTEQLRDRSQELENRQKALQASNAELEEKAELLARQNRDIEVKNTEIEEARQVLEERAEQLAVSMRYKSEFLANMSHELRTPLNSLLILAKLLADNAEGNLSPKQVEFAETIHGAGSDLLQLINDILDLSKVEAGKMDVSPTRIALVQLVDYVEATFRPLTAEKGLDFSVRVSPELPATLHTDEQRLLQVLRNLLSNAVKFTDSGAVELVIRHAGQEVPDAIREQLLEAGSLRDADSDLIAFSVTDTGIGIAASKMRVIFEAFKQADGTTSRKYGGTGLGLSISREIARLLGGEIHAASEPGRGSTFTLYLPLHPSELPPQGYPQIGPGPTDGRTGAVEGVRAPEAGQVYVPGAPDAEQAVPRPGGGQDAGGAAGLLRRRRKALGGGQQQPALPARPAAPAPQQAPAAAPESWALGGQDEPEVRRTFRFSGEKVLIVDDDIRNVFALTSVLEQHGLTVLYAENGREGIEVLEQHDDVTVVLMDIMMPEMDGYATTSAIRRMPQFSGLPIVALTAKAMKGDREKALESGASDYVTKPVDPDHLLSVMEQWMRGE
- a CDS encoding response regulator translates to MVQKAKILLVDDRPENLLALEAILSALDQTLVRASSGEEALKALLTDDFAVILLDVQMPGMDGFETAAHIKRRERTRDIPIIFLTAINHGPHHTFRGYAAGAVDYISKPFDPWVLRAKVSVFVELYMKNCQLREQAALLRLQLEGGGGAGTQQEREPAGLLAELSARLAAVEEQAEALSKQLDDESADAGAVATAAHLERKLTGLRRALDALEPGTGGASAPIPS
- a CDS encoding DNA translocase FtsK translates to MASRTSGKGSQGTAGTAKRVGGGPGPAKKAAPAKKTAAKKSAPAKKAPPRKTAAKKAAPPPAPSPTNGVYRLARAVWLGAAHAVGAMFRGIGRGAKGLDPAHRKDGVALLLLGLALIVAAGTWSNLRGPVGDLVEMLVTGAFGRLDLLVPILLGAIAVRLILYPEKPEANGRIVIGLSALVIGVLGQVHIACGAPGRGEGTAAMQDAGGLIGWGASKPLILAMGEVLAVPLLLLLTVFGLLVVTATPVNAIPQRLRLLGVKLGIIEPAPGPEAREEDGDDERYEEQWRESLPARSRRSGGRRTEASDEYDPDLAEAEALTKRRRPRRPSVQPAMNRTMDAVDVAAAAAAALDGAVLNGMPPSPVVADLTQGVSVERERAGTPVPGAREAEPAKRSAGKPDEPAPAGGVPDLTKSVPDRSDAQPLPARAEQLQLSGDITYSLPSLDLLERGGPGKTRSAANDAIVASLTNVFTEFKVDAAVTGFTRGPTVTRYEVELGPAVKVERITALAKNIAYAVASPDVRIISPIPGKSAVGIEIPNSDREMVNLGDVLRLADAAEDDHPMLVALGKNVEGGYEMANLAKMPHVLVAGATGSGKSSCINCLITSVMVRATPEDVRMVLVDPKRVELTAYEGIPHLITPIITNPKKAAEALQWVVREMDLRYDDLAAFGYRHIDDFNHAVRTGKLKTPEGSERELSPYPYLLVIVDELADLMMVAPRDVEDSIVRITQLARAAGIHLVLATQRPSVDVVTGLIKANVPSRLAFATSSLADSRVILDQPGAEKLIGKGDGLFLPMGANKPTRMQGAFVTEDEVAAVVQHCKDQMAPVFRDDVVVGTKQKKEIDEDIGDDLDLLCQAAELVVSTQFGSTSMLQRKLRVGFAKAGRLMDLMESRNIVGPSEGSKARDVLVKPDELDGVLAQIRGETAS